A window of Formosa sp. Hel1_31_208 contains these coding sequences:
- a CDS encoding efflux RND transporter periplasmic adaptor subunit has product MRNIILSIIGLLLIIGSFLIGSQLIENKKKPKTVPEKIVKTVFTDTVQNGTIKIIIPANGSLMAKRRVEIYSEVQGVFRTSNKLFKTGQEYRQGETLIKIDASEYYASVQSSKSDLYNAIAAIMPDLRLDFPEVFPKWRNYLNSFDLNKTTPILPEMTAEKENYFITGRGIVSSYYNVKNLEQRLSKYTIRAPFSGILTEALVTEGSLIRNGQKLGEFIDPSIYEMEVALSKSYASLLKVGEKVELNNLENTQNYTGIISRVNGSIDATTQTITAFIEVKDDALKEGLYLEAKLNAKSEDNAIEINRNLMLDGDQIYVVRDSLLDIIDVKSVYFSDKKVVLKNVPDGTIMLSKPVPGAYAGMLVKPFEAKKAEKISIKDEDDTLSAMKTKSNKVKQ; this is encoded by the coding sequence ATGCGTAATATTATCCTTTCTATTATTGGGTTATTATTAATTATTGGCTCCTTTCTTATAGGTAGCCAGTTAATCGAAAACAAGAAAAAGCCAAAGACAGTTCCTGAAAAAATCGTAAAGACGGTCTTTACAGATACAGTTCAAAATGGGACAATTAAAATTATTATCCCAGCAAACGGAAGCCTTATGGCAAAGCGTCGTGTTGAAATCTATTCTGAAGTTCAAGGTGTGTTCAGAACGAGCAATAAACTCTTTAAAACAGGTCAGGAATATCGGCAAGGTGAAACCTTAATTAAGATAGATGCTTCTGAATACTATGCGAGTGTGCAATCTTCAAAAAGTGATTTATATAATGCTATAGCGGCTATCATGCCTGACTTGCGTTTAGATTTCCCAGAAGTGTTTCCAAAATGGCGAAACTATCTTAATTCATTCGACTTAAACAAAACCACACCCATATTACCCGAAATGACTGCGGAAAAGGAGAATTATTTTATAACTGGTCGAGGTATTGTATCTAGCTATTACAATGTAAAAAATTTAGAGCAACGACTATCCAAGTACACTATTAGAGCACCTTTTTCGGGGATTTTAACAGAAGCATTAGTGACTGAGGGATCGTTGATACGTAACGGACAAAAACTAGGCGAGTTTATAGATCCGTCCATATACGAAATGGAAGTCGCTCTGAGTAAATCTTATGCGAGTCTTTTAAAAGTTGGTGAAAAAGTTGAACTCAACAACTTAGAAAACACACAAAACTATACTGGAATTATCTCGCGTGTTAACGGAAGTATTGATGCAACCACACAAACCATTACAGCATTTATTGAAGTCAAAGATGACGCCCTCAAAGAAGGTTTGTATCTCGAAGCAAAATTAAATGCAAAAAGTGAAGATAATGCGATTGAAATCAATAGAAATTTGATGCTAGATGGTGACCAGATCTATGTGGTGAGAGACAGTTTATTAGATATTATCGATGTGAAATCGGTTTATTTTTCTGATAAAAAAGTAGTATTGAAAAATGTGCCTGATGGCACCATCATGTTGTCTAAACCTGTTCCAGGTGCCTATGCAGGAATGTTGGTTAAACCATTCGAAGCTAAAAAAGCAGAAAAGATTTCTATCAAAGATGAAGACGACACGCTTTCAGCAATGAAAACCAAATCTAACAAAGTTAAGCAATAG
- a CDS encoding efflux RND transporter permease subunit produces the protein MRKLLAYFIRYHVAVNVFIFAFFVFGILGYMSLKSSFFPLVDSKIINVNITYPGASPQEIEEGIVLQIEDNLKGLKGIDRVTSTSRENSGTITVEIEKGENIDFMLLEVKNAVDRVPSFPTGMEPLVVAKREEVRETISFALSGTNVPLATLKQIGRQVENDLRAIDGISQVEVTGYPAEEIEIAVNEIDLLAFNLTFEEVAQAVTTSNILVTGGNIKTDVEEYLIRANNRSYYGDELSNLIIRATPDGKTIRLKDIAIVRDRFSETPNATFFNQELSVNISVTSTNNEDLIASADKVKDYIEDYNQKYENIRLDVVRDLSITLNQRTALLAENAFFGIVLVLLFLSVFLNTRLAFWVAFGLPISFLGMFIFAAQFDVTINVLSLFGMIIVIGILVDDGIVIAENIYQHYEKGKSPIQAAIDGTMEVIPPVVSAIITTVLAFSLFLFLDSRIGEFFSEVSVVVILTLAVSLVEALIILPAHLAHSKALRKQKVEVNSSKMRRFFAKMRGINAFGDRIMSFLRDRVYSPTLAFVLEFKFLALGIFVALLVLTFGSIGGGVIGVTLFPSIASDRVTIELDMPNGTNVKITDSIISMIEEKSFIVNQEFTKKYLADTEKELFENTILTLNSSSSARLVINMLPGEERPDEIVSSAVANRLREIVGPVIGTERLIFGSGGNFGGSPVSVALLGNNISELKAAKSELKQVLQENPLLKDVEDNDPAGIKEIRLKLKESAYLLGLDLRTVMTQVRSGFFGAQAQRFQRGQDEIRVWVRYDRSNRASINDLDDMRILTPTGDRVTLKDIAVYTIERGDVAINHLEGQREIRISADLKNPSSSATDILEDIRTNTIPELQSKYPTISASFEGQNREASKLGSSLKAAGIPILILIYITIAFTFRSYSQPILLILLVPFSLTAVAWGHWLLGFSVNILSLLGIIALIGIMVNDGLVLIGKFNSNLREGMTFDLALTEAGKSRFRAIFLTSLTTIAGLAPLLLEKSRQAQFLKPMAISISFGIAYATILTLLVLPLFLAFSNNIKRNVKWLWTNTEVSKEEVERAIKEQNEEHILEDETGNMLINDETEDGSEPLELNEKI, from the coding sequence ATGAGAAAATTATTAGCCTATTTTATCCGTTACCACGTTGCTGTAAATGTGTTTATTTTTGCATTTTTCGTGTTTGGTATTTTAGGATATATGTCGCTAAAGTCGTCATTTTTTCCGCTTGTAGATTCCAAAATCATCAATGTCAATATCACCTATCCAGGAGCATCTCCGCAAGAGATTGAAGAAGGTATTGTACTTCAAATTGAAGATAACCTTAAAGGTTTAAAAGGGATTGATCGTGTGACCTCTACATCCAGAGAAAATAGCGGGACAATAACTGTAGAGATTGAGAAAGGTGAGAATATTGACTTTATGCTACTTGAAGTTAAAAACGCCGTTGATCGTGTGCCTTCATTTCCTACAGGAATGGAACCTCTTGTAGTTGCCAAACGTGAAGAGGTTAGAGAAACAATTTCATTTGCCTTAAGCGGAACAAATGTGCCTCTAGCAACATTAAAGCAAATTGGGCGTCAGGTCGAAAATGATTTACGTGCAATTGATGGTATTTCACAGGTGGAAGTTACGGGTTATCCCGCAGAAGAAATTGAAATAGCAGTCAACGAAATTGATTTACTCGCTTTTAATTTAACTTTCGAAGAAGTTGCTCAAGCTGTAACAACTTCAAATATTTTAGTTACAGGTGGTAATATTAAAACCGACGTTGAAGAATATCTAATTCGGGCGAATAATCGTTCCTACTATGGTGATGAATTATCAAATCTTATCATTCGTGCAACACCTGACGGAAAAACCATAAGATTGAAAGATATCGCTATCGTGCGAGATCGTTTTTCAGAAACACCTAACGCTACCTTTTTTAATCAAGAGCTTTCTGTTAATATCTCAGTAACAAGCACCAATAATGAAGACCTCATTGCTTCGGCCGATAAAGTAAAAGATTATATTGAAGACTATAATCAGAAGTACGAAAATATTAGATTGGATGTGGTTAGAGACCTTTCTATAACACTAAATCAACGCACGGCATTATTAGCTGAAAACGCATTTTTTGGGATTGTATTAGTGCTTTTGTTTCTATCTGTATTTTTAAATACACGTTTGGCATTCTGGGTAGCATTTGGACTGCCAATTTCTTTTCTTGGGATGTTCATTTTTGCGGCACAATTTGATGTTACGATTAACGTATTGTCACTCTTTGGAATGATTATCGTAATTGGAATATTGGTAGATGATGGTATTGTGATTGCCGAAAACATATACCAGCATTATGAAAAAGGAAAATCACCCATTCAAGCTGCTATAGACGGGACCATGGAAGTGATTCCACCAGTAGTTTCTGCAATTATTACAACTGTATTGGCATTTTCGTTATTCTTGTTTTTGGATAGTAGAATTGGTGAATTTTTTAGTGAAGTCTCTGTTGTAGTGATTCTAACCTTAGCGGTATCTTTGGTAGAAGCTTTAATTATTCTTCCTGCGCATTTAGCCCACTCTAAAGCCTTAAGGAAACAGAAAGTTGAAGTTAACTCATCCAAAATGAGAAGATTCTTTGCTAAAATGCGAGGAATTAACGCTTTTGGTGATCGTATAATGAGCTTCTTAAGAGATCGTGTTTACTCGCCTACATTAGCTTTTGTTCTTGAGTTTAAATTTTTAGCACTCGGAATATTTGTCGCATTACTTGTCTTAACTTTTGGTTCTATTGGAGGTGGTGTGATTGGTGTAACCTTATTCCCCTCTATTGCCAGTGACCGTGTTACTATTGAACTAGATATGCCTAATGGGACCAACGTAAAGATTACGGATTCTATCATTTCAATGATTGAGGAAAAATCCTTTATCGTTAATCAAGAGTTTACTAAAAAATACTTAGCTGATACAGAAAAAGAACTTTTTGAAAATACAATTCTAACCTTGAATAGCAGTTCTAGTGCAAGGTTAGTGATTAATATGTTGCCTGGAGAAGAACGACCAGATGAAATCGTGTCTTCTGCTGTGGCGAATCGATTAAGAGAAATTGTTGGACCAGTAATTGGTACAGAGCGTTTAATTTTTGGGTCTGGAGGGAATTTTGGTGGAAGTCCAGTTTCTGTGGCATTATTAGGGAATAATATCTCAGAACTTAAAGCGGCAAAAAGTGAATTGAAACAAGTCCTACAGGAAAATCCGCTACTCAAAGATGTCGAAGATAACGATCCTGCAGGCATCAAAGAAATTCGATTAAAACTTAAAGAAAGCGCCTACTTATTAGGCTTAGATTTAAGAACTGTTATGACGCAAGTACGCTCTGGATTTTTTGGAGCACAGGCACAACGTTTTCAGAGAGGTCAAGACGAAATTAGAGTCTGGGTACGTTACGATAGAAGCAATAGGGCATCTATAAATGATTTAGATGATATGCGAATTCTAACGCCTACTGGAGACCGAGTGACTTTAAAAGATATAGCAGTGTATACTATTGAAAGAGGTGATGTTGCTATTAATCATTTGGAAGGTCAAAGAGAAATTCGTATTTCGGCAGATTTAAAAAACCCAAGTTCTAGTGCTACTGATATTTTAGAAGATATTAGAACTAATACTATACCTGAATTACAATCTAAGTATCCTACAATTTCAGCATCTTTTGAAGGACAAAACAGAGAAGCATCAAAATTAGGAAGTTCGTTGAAAGCTGCAGGAATTCCTATTTTAATACTTATTTATATCACAATTGCATTTACGTTCCGTAGTTACAGTCAGCCAATTTTATTAATTCTTTTGGTGCCTTTTAGTTTGACAGCGGTTGCTTGGGGGCATTGGCTCTTAGGATTTTCTGTAAATATTTTATCACTTCTAGGTATTATTGCACTTATTGGTATTATGGTGAATGATGGCTTGGTTCTTATTGGGAAGTTCAATAGTAATTTACGGGAAGGGATGACATTTGATTTGGCACTAACGGAAGCTGGTAAATCGCGTTTTAGAGCCATTTTTTTAACCTCATTAACGACTATCGCAGGATTGGCTCCTTTGCTTTTAGAGAAGAGTAGGCAAGCACAATTTTTAAAACCTATGGCTATTTCAATTTCATTTGGTATCGCTTATGCAACTATTTTAACCTTGTTAGTGTTGCCATTATTTTTAGCTTTTAGTAACAATATTAAGAGAAATGTAAAATGGTTATGGACAAATACAGAGGTAAGCAAAGAGGAGGTAGAGCGCGCTATTAAAGAACAAAACGAAGAACATATTTTAGAAGATGAAACTGGGAATATGTTGATTAATGATGAAACGGAAGACGGTAGTGAGCCCCTTGAATTGAATGAAAAAATATAG
- a CDS encoding amidohydrolase, translated as MKSQYAFLFKTALTLLIFTSCTNPKKDVATMIIHGGTIYTVDSTRTSVEAVATKNNMILFAGSLEEAEAYKNEQTQLIDLKGRTMTPGLIEGHGHFMGLGYNELRLDLMNTNSYQDIIDAVAARVKTAKPGDWIVGRGWHQSKWDSLPVDLVKGFQTHHKLSEVSPDNPVYLSHASGHAGFANAKAMEIAGLQVLSQEGVKTYDIEGGEVIVDEFGRPTGIFNERAQTLIYKHIPENTPETDTQAFKLAVAACYKNGITSFHDAGISRETIALYNKMKASDDMNIRIYAMLTGWDEELLNEWYENGPMVDPDHLFTIRSVKLNCDGALGSRGAWLLEPYSDRPDHFGHETLPMDFVKKTALSGLKNGFQVCSHAIGDRANREILDRYESALKELPELSTDHRFRIEHAQHLHPDDIPRFAELHVIPAMQAVHMSSDRPWAIDRLGEKRIKEGAYMWQDLLQSGVPIVNGTDVPVEPINPIASFYASVSRKTLKGTPEGGYEPDQKMTRAQALKSYTLDAAYGAFEEDIKGSIHAGKLADFTIYDQDLMTVDEDKLLNTEIVMTVFNGEIVYEKKD; from the coding sequence ATGAAATCACAATACGCTTTCTTATTTAAAACAGCTCTTACGCTACTTATTTTTACTTCTTGTACAAATCCTAAAAAGGACGTTGCTACGATGATTATTCATGGTGGAACTATTTATACCGTAGACTCAACTCGTACATCTGTAGAAGCCGTAGCCACAAAAAACAACATGATTCTTTTTGCCGGAAGCCTAGAAGAAGCTGAAGCATATAAAAATGAACAAACACAGCTCATTGATTTAAAAGGCAGGACAATGACACCTGGATTGATTGAAGGTCATGGTCATTTTATGGGATTGGGTTATAATGAATTAAGACTCGATTTGATGAATACAAACAGTTACCAAGATATTATAGATGCTGTGGCAGCACGAGTTAAAACAGCTAAGCCAGGTGATTGGATTGTAGGCCGAGGATGGCACCAAAGCAAATGGGATAGTTTGCCAGTAGACCTCGTTAAAGGGTTTCAAACTCACCACAAGCTAAGTGAGGTATCACCTGATAATCCTGTGTATTTAAGTCATGCTAGTGGACATGCAGGTTTTGCAAATGCTAAAGCTATGGAAATTGCAGGTTTACAAGTACTATCTCAAGAAGGCGTAAAAACCTATGACATAGAAGGTGGTGAAGTTATTGTAGATGAATTTGGCAGACCAACTGGAATTTTTAATGAGCGTGCTCAAACTTTGATATACAAACATATTCCTGAAAATACACCTGAAACAGATACTCAAGCTTTTAAACTTGCTGTGGCCGCCTGTTATAAAAACGGAATTACGAGTTTTCATGATGCTGGAATTTCAAGAGAAACAATAGCCCTATATAACAAAATGAAGGCGTCAGATGACATGAACATTAGAATATATGCCATGCTTACTGGATGGGATGAAGAATTACTGAATGAATGGTATGAAAATGGACCTATGGTAGATCCAGATCATTTATTTACGATACGCTCTGTAAAGTTAAATTGTGACGGTGCTTTAGGATCACGAGGTGCTTGGCTCTTAGAACCATACTCAGATAGACCAGACCATTTTGGACATGAAACACTTCCAATGGATTTTGTAAAAAAAACAGCATTAAGCGGACTTAAAAATGGTTTTCAAGTATGCTCACATGCCATAGGTGACCGTGCAAATAGAGAAATTCTAGATCGCTATGAGTCTGCCTTAAAAGAATTACCAGAATTAAGTACAGATCACAGATTTCGTATAGAGCATGCGCAACATTTACATCCAGATGATATTCCTCGATTTGCAGAATTACATGTAATTCCAGCAATGCAAGCTGTGCATATGTCATCCGATAGACCATGGGCAATTGACCGTTTAGGAGAAAAACGAATTAAAGAAGGTGCTTACATGTGGCAAGATTTATTGCAAAGTGGCGTTCCTATTGTTAATGGAACTGATGTTCCTGTTGAACCTATTAATCCTATAGCTAGCTTCTATGCCAGCGTAAGTCGCAAAACCCTAAAAGGCACTCCTGAAGGAGGTTATGAACCAGATCAAAAAATGACAAGAGCACAAGCATTAAAATCATATACCCTAGACGCTGCTTATGGCGCCTTTGAAGAAGATATTAAAGGATCTATACATGCTGGAAAACTGGCTGATTTCACAATTTACGACCAAGACTTGATGACGGTTGACGAAGATAAATTGCTAAACACGGAAATTGTAATGACGGTTTTTAATGGAGAAATTGTTTATGAAAAGAAAGATTAA
- a CDS encoding TolC family protein, whose product MNFRKYIAFGLVFFGIYASAQQVLTTENAVKLALEHNYGIKIANSSVDVAENNSGILNSGYLPTLTGNAGASIDQQNTEGELANGDTRIANGAETRRYNASINLNYTLFDGLGRLYNYKRLKEEYQLSELEARETIETTILQLFSIYYSVAQLSENSSALEETITISKDRLTRAGYQFDYGQSTKLEVLNAEVDINNDSINLINAKQQLRNTKRDLNMVLGNQIAQDFDVSTEISFILQLNKEELLEKTKANNITLLQAEKNIAISQLDIKTNKAQFLPTVGLVGSYGWNESSNNSPLAFLLQNTNTGVSAGLNLSWNLFDGGSTLTRIKNAQINLEIQELQKQQLATDVERNFNNAWDDYQNRLTIYQVQEENIKTAQNNFERTQEKFKLGQVTSIEFRQAQLNLLNAELSRNQAKYDAKLAELTVLQLSGELLNVEL is encoded by the coding sequence ATGAACTTTAGAAAATACATCGCATTTGGCTTAGTTTTCTTCGGAATATATGCAAGTGCACAACAGGTTTTAACGACTGAAAATGCCGTTAAATTAGCTCTAGAACACAATTATGGGATTAAAATCGCCAATAGTTCTGTTGATGTGGCAGAGAATAATTCAGGTATTTTAAATTCAGGATACTTACCAACTTTAACAGGAAATGCTGGAGCTTCTATAGATCAGCAAAATACTGAAGGTGAACTAGCTAATGGAGATACAAGAATTGCAAATGGTGCAGAAACGCGTCGGTATAATGCGTCAATAAATTTGAATTACACCTTATTTGATGGTTTAGGGCGTTTATATAATTACAAACGATTAAAAGAAGAGTATCAATTATCTGAGTTGGAAGCTCGAGAAACCATTGAGACCACAATACTTCAATTATTTTCTATTTATTATAGTGTGGCACAACTTTCTGAAAATTCTTCGGCATTAGAAGAAACTATTACTATTTCAAAAGATAGACTGACACGAGCTGGCTACCAATTTGACTACGGACAAAGTACAAAGCTTGAAGTGTTAAATGCAGAAGTTGATATCAATAACGATAGTATTAATCTCATTAATGCAAAGCAACAATTAAGAAATACCAAACGCGATTTAAATATGGTGCTAGGAAATCAAATAGCTCAAGATTTTGATGTCAGTACAGAAATCAGTTTTATACTTCAGTTAAATAAAGAGGAGCTATTAGAAAAAACAAAAGCCAATAATATCACCTTACTACAAGCAGAAAAAAATATAGCCATTAGTCAGTTAGACATTAAAACGAATAAAGCGCAATTTTTGCCTACAGTAGGTCTTGTTGGATCATATGGCTGGAACGAATCGTCAAACAATAGTCCGTTGGCATTTTTGTTACAAAATACAAATACAGGTGTATCTGCAGGCTTAAATTTATCATGGAATTTGTTTGATGGTGGTAGTACGCTAACTAGAATAAAAAATGCACAAATTAATTTAGAGATTCAAGAACTTCAAAAGCAGCAATTAGCTACAGATGTTGAGCGTAATTTTAATAATGCTTGGGATGATTATCAAAACCGATTAACGATTTATCAAGTTCAGGAAGAAAATATCAAAACAGCTCAAAATAATTTTGAACGTACCCAAGAGAAATTCAAATTAGGTCAGGTAACAAGTATTGAATTCAGACAAGCCCAACTCAATCTATTAAATGCAGAATTAAGCCGAAATCAAGCGAAGTATGATGCCAAATTGGCTGAGCTCACAGTGCTTCAATTAAGTGGAGAATTATTAAATGTTGAACTGTAA
- a CDS encoding CPXCG motif-containing cysteine-rich protein, whose translation MEEHFFQCPYCWESISMLIDTSQSHQSYIEDCEVCCHPIQLQISTENQEITGFQAQNIEQ comes from the coding sequence ATGGAAGAACATTTTTTTCAATGCCCTTACTGTTGGGAATCCATTTCAATGCTCATTGATACGTCCCAATCACATCAATCCTATATTGAAGATTGCGAAGTGTGTTGTCACCCAATCCAACTACAAATATCTACTGAAAATCAAGAAATTACTGGTTTTCAAGCGCAAAACATTGAACAATAG